From a region of the Tenggerimyces flavus genome:
- a CDS encoding sensor histidine kinase, protein MRWRLPRQTVRFRLTLIYGGLFLACGILLVGMTYFLVAHNTKGFLYQAPDGSSLAMFNGDGKPPPGESGRMLHLKQTVEGLPVEIQQKVAENVKQETMAVLKQQQQKQMNTLLGMSGLALALMTIVAMGAGWIVAGRVLRPLRSMTSTVQRISASRLHDRLALRGPDDELKELGDTFDALLARLESSFEAQRRFVANASHELRTPLARQRAVAQVALADPSASVLSLRDAHERVLASGAEQGRLIDSLLTLARGQAGPSRLSTFDLAALARDVVKVRQPMASARSLHVDARLRPAVLSGDRRLVSQLIVNLVENAIRHNVEGGWLEIYTGAHEGRAVLVVSNGGPVVPPGEVEQLFEPFHRLGADRTNRADGHGLGLSIVQAIATNHQAMLTARAHAKGGLEVEVRFPPVT, encoded by the coding sequence ATGCGTTGGCGACTTCCTCGGCAGACGGTTCGGTTCCGGCTGACGCTGATCTATGGTGGGCTGTTCCTGGCTTGCGGGATCTTGTTGGTGGGGATGACGTACTTTCTGGTGGCTCACAACACGAAGGGCTTCCTCTATCAGGCGCCGGACGGCAGCAGCCTTGCCATGTTCAACGGGGACGGCAAGCCACCTCCGGGTGAGTCCGGGCGCATGCTGCATCTCAAGCAGACCGTTGAGGGCCTGCCTGTGGAGATCCAGCAGAAGGTGGCCGAGAACGTCAAGCAGGAAACGATGGCGGTCCTGAAGCAGCAGCAGCAGAAACAGATGAACACCTTGCTCGGGATGTCCGGCTTGGCGCTAGCCTTGATGACCATCGTGGCGATGGGCGCGGGCTGGATCGTCGCGGGGCGAGTGTTGCGGCCATTGCGTTCGATGACGTCGACGGTGCAGCGGATCTCGGCTTCGCGATTGCACGATCGGTTGGCACTGCGCGGGCCGGACGATGAGCTGAAGGAGTTGGGGGACACGTTCGACGCCCTGTTGGCGCGGCTGGAGTCCTCGTTCGAGGCCCAGCGGCGGTTTGTGGCGAACGCGTCCCACGAGCTGCGTACCCCGTTGGCCCGTCAACGCGCGGTTGCGCAGGTGGCTTTGGCCGATCCTTCGGCTTCGGTTCTGTCTTTGCGCGATGCGCACGAACGGGTGTTGGCTTCTGGGGCCGAGCAGGGGCGGCTGATCGACTCGCTGTTGACGTTGGCGCGGGGGCAGGCTGGGCCCTCACGGTTGTCGACCTTCGACCTGGCTGCTTTGGCGCGGGACGTGGTGAAGGTGCGCCAGCCGATGGCCTCCGCGCGTTCGTTGCATGTGGACGCCCGGCTGCGACCTGCCGTCCTGTCTGGCGATCGGCGGTTGGTGTCGCAGCTGATTGTGAACCTGGTGGAGAACGCCATCCGCCACAACGTGGAGGGCGGCTGGCTGGAGATCTACACGGGGGCTCATGAGGGGCGCGCTGTTCTGGTGGTCTCGAACGGTGGTCCGGTGGTGCCTCCTGGGGAGGTGGAGCAGCTGTTCGAGCCGTTCCATCGGTTGGGCGCTGATCGTACGAACCGGGCTGACGGGCACGGGTTGGGGTTGTCGATCGTGCAGGCCATTGCGACGAATCATCAAGCCATGTTGACGGCTCGAGCGCATGCCAAGGGTGGGCTGGAGGTGGAGGTGAGGTTTCCACCCGTGACGTGA
- a CDS encoding response regulator transcription factor: MRVLVIEDDEELAETVALGLRRAQLAVDVAYDGSSGLERAELNSYDVIVLDRDLPGVHGDAICAQLSASGSRSRMLMLTAAGSVDDLVDGLALGADDYLAKPFDFPVLLARIFALMRRAQPALPPVLRHGDVLVDTAKRVARRGSRVLELAPKEFGVLELLLASRGRTVSAEELLDRVWDESADPFTNAVKITVSRLRAKLGEPPVIETIAKSGYRI, from the coding sequence GTGCGCGTGTTGGTGATCGAGGACGACGAGGAGCTGGCCGAGACGGTCGCTCTGGGGCTGCGTCGAGCCCAGCTGGCGGTGGACGTGGCGTACGACGGTTCCTCTGGCCTGGAACGTGCTGAGCTGAACTCCTACGACGTGATCGTGCTGGACAGGGATCTACCCGGGGTGCATGGCGACGCGATCTGCGCACAGCTGTCTGCCTCGGGGTCGCGGAGTCGGATGCTGATGCTGACGGCCGCGGGGTCGGTGGACGATCTGGTGGACGGGTTGGCACTGGGGGCCGACGACTATCTGGCCAAGCCGTTCGACTTTCCCGTGCTGTTGGCGCGGATCTTTGCGTTGATGCGTCGCGCGCAGCCGGCGCTGCCGCCGGTGCTGCGGCACGGCGACGTGCTGGTGGACACGGCTAAGCGGGTGGCGCGGCGGGGGTCGCGGGTGTTGGAGCTGGCGCCGAAGGAGTTCGGCGTCTTGGAGCTGCTGTTGGCGTCGCGCGGCCGTACGGTGTCGGCGGAGGAGCTGCTGGACCGGGTGTGGGACGAGTCGGCGGATCCGTTCACGAACGCCGTCAAGATCACGGTCAGCCGGCTGCGGGCCAAGCTGGGGGAGCCGCCGGTCATCGAGACGATCGCGAAGTCGGGCTACCGAATCTAG
- a CDS encoding peptidoglycan-binding protein, with amino-acid sequence MTVGILAGAIVAADRTNVFGVTLASLTTPEPTPTNQPQNNDKSESLSTVGKQTLSAQTTVDGTLGYADSYPVLGSLNGTVTWLPEEGQIIKRGGILYRVDGEPVLLMYGTMPVYRDLAAGDDADDVSGQDVKQLNQNLVAMGYGEDYELDPDSDDYSWRTREAVEDLQDALGVDDTGEIERGQVIFLPGPVRVTDVKATLGGQAGGAVLQASSSSRLVTVNLDTSQQSELKVGDAVTITLPNGETTPGKVTSVGKVASTPQSEDDTPTIEVQITPTDPKATGSLDQAPVEVNIITDQAKDATVVPVEALLSLAGGGYAVERVSATGEHKLIRVSLGLFDDDASVVQVTDTELKPGDRVVVPSS; translated from the coding sequence GTGACGGTAGGAATCCTGGCCGGTGCCATCGTCGCGGCGGACCGTACGAACGTCTTCGGCGTCACCCTCGCGAGCCTCACGACTCCCGAGCCCACGCCGACGAATCAACCGCAGAACAACGACAAGAGCGAGAGCCTCAGCACCGTAGGCAAGCAGACGTTGTCGGCGCAGACCACCGTGGACGGAACGCTCGGGTACGCGGACAGCTATCCCGTCCTCGGCAGCCTCAACGGCACCGTGACCTGGTTGCCCGAAGAGGGCCAGATCATCAAGCGGGGCGGGATCCTCTACCGCGTCGACGGCGAGCCGGTGCTCCTCATGTACGGAACGATGCCCGTCTACCGCGACCTCGCCGCGGGCGACGACGCGGACGACGTCAGCGGCCAGGACGTCAAGCAGCTCAACCAGAACCTGGTCGCGATGGGGTACGGCGAGGACTACGAGCTCGACCCCGACTCCGACGACTACAGCTGGCGGACCAGGGAGGCGGTCGAGGATCTGCAAGACGCGCTGGGCGTCGACGACACCGGCGAGATCGAGCGCGGGCAGGTCATCTTCCTACCCGGCCCCGTACGCGTGACCGACGTCAAGGCGACGCTCGGCGGGCAGGCCGGCGGCGCCGTCCTGCAGGCCAGCTCGTCCAGCCGGCTCGTCACTGTCAACCTCGACACCTCGCAGCAGTCCGAGCTGAAAGTGGGCGACGCGGTCACGATCACCTTGCCCAATGGAGAAACCACGCCAGGCAAGGTCACGTCGGTCGGCAAGGTCGCGAGCACGCCGCAGTCCGAGGACGACACCCCGACGATCGAGGTCCAGATCACCCCGACCGATCCGAAGGCGACCGGCAGCCTCGACCAGGCGCCCGTCGAGGTGAACATCATCACCGACCAGGCCAAGGACGCGACCGTGGTCCCCGTCGAGGCGCTGCTCTCCCTTGCTGGCGGCGGCTACGCGGTCGAACGGGTGTCGGCGACCGGCGAGCACAAGCTGATCCGCGTCAGCCTCGGGCTGTTCGACGACGACGCGAGCGTCGTCCAGGTCACCGACACCGAGCTGAAGCCGGGCGACCGAGTGGTGGTGCCCTCGTCATGA
- a CDS encoding ABC transporter ATP-binding protein produces MSTTTSPTYSIGPQAGVDNGFRGPVLEFEAVTKTYGSEPPVTALRGVDLTIRQGELVAVVGPSGSGKTTMLHLMGTLDRPTSGVVRLTGLDVSKLTDRQVARLRSTRIGFVFQQFFLAEHATILDNVADGLLYAGTPQRVRRKLAANALAAVGLPARHHARPTQLSGGQRQRVAIARALIGEPTIVLADEPTGNLDHATGQSILGLLNELNQGGTTIVVITHDRDVAANMDRQVEILDGKIVGDTSIPHHEARWSR; encoded by the coding sequence ATGAGTACGACGACCAGCCCCACCTACTCGATCGGTCCGCAAGCGGGAGTTGACAACGGCTTCCGCGGCCCGGTCCTCGAGTTCGAGGCGGTGACCAAGACGTACGGGAGCGAGCCGCCCGTCACCGCCCTGCGCGGGGTCGATCTCACCATCAGGCAAGGCGAACTGGTCGCCGTCGTCGGCCCCTCGGGGTCGGGCAAGACCACGATGCTCCACCTCATGGGCACGCTGGACCGGCCCACCAGCGGGGTCGTACGCCTCACCGGGCTCGACGTCTCCAAGCTCACCGACCGGCAGGTCGCCAGGCTGCGCTCGACGAGGATCGGCTTCGTGTTCCAGCAGTTCTTCCTCGCCGAGCACGCGACGATCCTCGACAACGTGGCGGACGGGCTGCTGTACGCGGGCACCCCGCAGCGCGTACGACGCAAGCTCGCCGCCAACGCTCTTGCCGCCGTCGGGCTCCCGGCCAGACACCACGCCAGGCCGACGCAGCTCTCCGGCGGGCAACGGCAGCGCGTCGCCATCGCCCGCGCACTCATCGGCGAGCCGACCATCGTGCTCGCCGACGAACCGACCGGAAACCTCGATCACGCGACAGGACAGTCGATTCTCGGCCTGTTGAACGAGCTCAACCAGGGCGGCACCACGATCGTCGTCATCACCCACGATCGCGACGTCGCGGCCAACATGGACCGCCAGGTCGAGATCCTGGACGGCAAGATCGTCGGCGACACCAGCATCCCCCACCACGAGGCGAGGTGGTCGCGATGA
- a CDS encoding ABC transporter permease translates to MTTTLAPTSGRMRAGDVARVASVGIRTRKMRAGLSALGIAIGVAAIVAVLGLSASSQAGLLAQIDKLGTNLLTVSNGQTMFGDEASLPTQAPGMIGRIGPVSEVQATGKVPDINAYRSSLIPEVRTNGLSVQAATLDLPKTVGTSLAQGRYLNAATEQVPVAVLGATAAKRLGITKIHPGQRIWIGGHWFSIVGILEPAVLAPEIDTAVLVGFPAAEKYLDFDGHPTMIYVRSDTAQVEAVHSVLAQTANPEAPDEVEVSRPSDALEARAAAQSALDSLFLGLGAVALLVGAVGVANTMIISVLERRPEIGLRRALGATRGHIRVQFLAEAILLAVLGGAVGVAAGIAATAIYASTKDWTIVVPTIAWVGGLAATVLVGAVAGLLPALRAARMSPTEALWTL, encoded by the coding sequence ATGACCACCACGCTCGCTCCGACGTCGGGGCGCATGCGGGCGGGCGATGTCGCGCGGGTCGCGAGCGTCGGCATCCGTACCCGCAAGATGCGAGCCGGCCTGTCCGCGTTGGGCATCGCGATCGGAGTCGCCGCGATCGTCGCCGTCCTCGGCCTGTCCGCGTCGTCCCAAGCAGGCTTGCTCGCGCAGATCGACAAGCTGGGCACGAACCTGCTCACGGTGTCGAACGGGCAGACGATGTTCGGCGACGAGGCGTCGCTGCCGACGCAGGCGCCGGGCATGATCGGCCGGATCGGGCCGGTCAGCGAGGTCCAGGCGACGGGCAAGGTGCCCGACATCAACGCGTACCGGTCGTCGCTGATCCCCGAGGTACGGACGAACGGGCTCTCGGTCCAGGCGGCCACGCTGGACCTGCCCAAGACCGTGGGGACGAGCCTCGCGCAGGGGCGCTACCTCAACGCCGCGACCGAACAGGTCCCGGTCGCCGTCCTCGGCGCGACCGCGGCGAAGCGGCTCGGGATCACGAAAATCCATCCAGGACAGCGGATCTGGATCGGCGGGCACTGGTTCTCGATCGTCGGGATCCTGGAGCCGGCGGTGCTCGCGCCGGAGATCGACACCGCGGTGCTGGTGGGCTTTCCGGCCGCTGAGAAGTACCTCGACTTCGACGGGCACCCGACCATGATCTACGTACGGTCGGACACCGCCCAGGTCGAGGCCGTGCACTCCGTGCTCGCCCAGACGGCGAACCCGGAGGCGCCGGACGAGGTCGAGGTCAGCCGCCCGTCGGACGCGCTCGAGGCGCGGGCCGCCGCGCAGAGCGCGCTGGACTCGCTGTTCCTCGGACTCGGCGCGGTCGCGTTGCTCGTCGGTGCGGTCGGGGTCGCCAACACGATGATCATCTCGGTGCTGGAACGCCGACCGGAGATCGGTCTGCGGCGCGCGCTCGGTGCGACACGGGGGCACATCAGGGTGCAGTTTCTCGCCGAGGCGATCCTGCTCGCGGTGCTCGGCGGCGCGGTCGGGGTGGCGGCGGGCATCGCGGCGACGGCGATCTACGCGAGTACGAAGGACTGGACGATCGTCGTCCCCACGATCGCCTGGGTCGGCGGGCTGGCCGCGACCGTCCTGGTCGGTGCGGTCGCGGGCCTATTGCCGGCACTGCGGGCGGCACGGATGTCGCCGACCGAGGCGCTCTGGACGCTGTAG
- a CDS encoding zinc-binding dehydrogenase: protein MHAIRQHEFGAAENLRYESAPDPAPDPDQVRIAVRAAGVHLVDTEIRSGRTSGPWQLPQLPMIPGREVAGVVDQLGADVPQRWLGKRVVAHLGMASAGYAELAVANVDALHQLPDTLAFDHAVAMMGTGRMTQGILALAQPAAGETVLVTAAAGGIGTLLVQAARNAGAFVIGAAGGPAKVERVEADLAVDYAEPDWTNRLGDRQIDLLLDGVGGAEARAAFERLKTGGRIVLFGWSSGKELAFSSSEVYEKLLTVTVALGPSVLRQPGGLRALEERSLAEAAAGRLVPAVQTFPLAEAATAHRALESRATVGKVVLLP, encoded by the coding sequence ATGCACGCGATCAGGCAGCACGAGTTCGGCGCCGCCGAGAACCTCCGCTACGAATCAGCACCTGACCCCGCTCCGGACCCCGATCAGGTAAGGATCGCCGTGCGAGCCGCCGGCGTCCATCTCGTCGACACCGAGATCAGGTCCGGCCGGACGAGCGGACCGTGGCAGCTTCCCCAGCTGCCGATGATCCCCGGCCGCGAGGTCGCCGGTGTGGTCGACCAGCTGGGCGCCGACGTTCCTCAACGCTGGTTGGGCAAACGCGTCGTCGCGCACCTCGGGATGGCGAGCGCCGGGTACGCCGAGCTCGCGGTCGCGAACGTCGACGCGCTGCACCAGCTGCCGGACACCCTCGCGTTCGACCACGCCGTCGCGATGATGGGCACCGGCCGGATGACACAGGGCATCCTCGCGCTCGCCCAGCCGGCCGCGGGCGAGACCGTTCTCGTCACTGCCGCGGCGGGCGGCATCGGCACGCTGCTGGTCCAGGCCGCGCGCAACGCCGGCGCGTTCGTCATCGGCGCCGCGGGCGGCCCGGCCAAGGTCGAACGCGTCGAAGCCGACCTCGCCGTCGACTACGCCGAGCCGGACTGGACCAATCGTCTCGGCGACCGGCAGATCGATCTCCTGCTGGACGGTGTCGGCGGCGCGGAGGCGCGCGCCGCGTTCGAGAGACTCAAGACTGGTGGGCGCATCGTGCTGTTCGGTTGGTCCTCGGGCAAGGAGCTCGCGTTCTCCTCGAGCGAGGTCTACGAGAAGCTGCTGACCGTCACGGTCGCGCTCGGACCGTCGGTCCTGCGACAGCCCGGCGGCCTCCGCGCGCTGGAGGAGCGCTCCCTCGCCGAGGCGGCCGCGGGTCGGCTGGTGCCCGCGGTGCAGACGTTCCCGCTCGCCGAAGCCGCGACCGCCCACCGTGCCCTGGAGAGCAGGGCAACGGTGGGCAAGGTCGTCCTCCTCCCCTAG
- a CDS encoding AMP-binding protein produces MIRAEAVADVAVGLTRLLRAVRPWRPSVARTIRRYGLTLGALVEVAALRRPAAVALVDDRGAVTNAELLSAADELTDRLAGKGNRLGVLAANTRDFVITVAAAARVGADVTLFSPALPPAELEALIEEERLDLVLPGDAPASRAIPSGRGRRRGRLVVLTSGTTGPPKGAHRTFRLLQAIPISTLVHRIPMPAGESMLLTPPLNRGFGLGFLALGLTFGVTVLLGQTTDDQARLLTEREPALVVGVPPVLAKLADAVGRQRVRAVVSGAMPLDPEVAASLGESFGPVFNLYGATEQGWSTLATPADLAAAPGTVGRPAAGVRLHVLDAEHRPVAPGVRGQLWVRSTLAFSRYSNGSDRPRLGRLIASGDRAHRDAQGRYFIHDRLG; encoded by the coding sequence GTGATCCGCGCCGAGGCGGTCGCCGACGTCGCCGTCGGGCTCACCCGGCTGCTCCGTGCGGTACGACCGTGGCGGCCGAGCGTCGCGCGGACGATCCGCCGGTACGGCCTGACGCTCGGCGCCCTCGTCGAGGTCGCCGCCCTGCGTCGCCCTGCCGCGGTCGCGCTGGTCGACGACCGAGGCGCGGTGACGAACGCCGAGCTGCTGTCGGCGGCCGACGAGCTGACGGATCGCCTTGCAGGCAAGGGCAATCGGCTCGGAGTCCTCGCCGCCAACACGCGCGACTTCGTGATCACGGTCGCCGCGGCGGCGCGTGTCGGCGCGGACGTCACGCTGTTCAGCCCCGCGCTGCCGCCCGCCGAGCTGGAGGCGCTGATCGAGGAAGAACGCCTCGACCTGGTCCTGCCTGGCGACGCACCCGCGAGCCGGGCGATCCCTTCGGGGAGGGGCCGCCGGCGGGGGCGGCTGGTGGTGCTGACGTCTGGCACGACCGGTCCGCCGAAGGGCGCGCACCGTACGTTCCGGCTCCTGCAGGCGATCCCGATCAGTACCCTTGTCCATCGAATCCCCATGCCAGCAGGGGAGTCGATGCTGCTGACGCCGCCGCTGAACCGCGGTTTCGGGCTCGGCTTCCTCGCGCTGGGGCTGACGTTCGGCGTGACCGTGCTGCTCGGCCAGACCACGGACGACCAAGCCCGGCTGCTGACCGAGCGCGAGCCCGCGCTGGTCGTCGGCGTCCCGCCCGTCCTCGCCAAGCTCGCCGATGCGGTCGGTCGTCAGCGGGTCCGAGCCGTGGTCAGCGGCGCGATGCCGCTCGACCCCGAGGTCGCCGCCTCGCTCGGGGAGTCGTTCGGCCCGGTGTTCAACCTCTACGGCGCTACCGAGCAGGGCTGGTCCACGCTCGCGACGCCCGCCGACCTCGCCGCCGCTCCCGGCACGGTCGGCCGACCGGCAGCGGGCGTGCGGCTGCACGTCCTCGACGCCGAGCACCGTCCCGTCGCGCCCGGCGTGCGCGGCCAGCTGTGGGTGCGGAGCACGCTCGCGTTCTCGCGCTACTCCAACGGATCGGACCGCCCTCGCCTCGGCCGGCTGATCGCCTCGGGCGACCGCGCGCACCGCGACGCGCAGGGCCGCTACTTCATCCACGACCGCTTGGGTTGA
- a CDS encoding SDR family NAD(P)-dependent oxidoreductase yields the protein MSRWYRAALGPSWSPVGLDRIRVAVGGRVVLVTGASSGIGEQTAELLGAAGATVLLTARRGDLLAALAERIVSRGGRAIPYAADLADPEAVDELATRLLADHDRIDVVVSNAGKSIRRSLTDTADRFHDVTRGNAVNFLGPVRLLSALLPRMRARRSGQVVNVSSLSVDLPAANFAVYSATKSAFEAWLRSVAPELRADGVATTSIHFPLVHTAMSAPTYSTRLPGLTARQAAEVVARTLVTRQRLLVPWWVRLAGVLTNNAQGPYEAASAALLRRRS from the coding sequence ATGAGCCGCTGGTACCGCGCCGCGCTCGGGCCGTCCTGGTCACCCGTGGGCCTCGACCGCATCCGGGTGGCGGTCGGTGGTCGGGTCGTGCTCGTCACAGGCGCCTCGTCGGGCATCGGCGAGCAGACCGCGGAGCTGCTCGGTGCGGCCGGAGCGACCGTCCTGCTCACCGCACGCCGCGGCGACCTGCTTGCCGCGTTGGCGGAACGGATCGTTTCGCGCGGCGGACGCGCGATCCCGTACGCAGCGGACCTGGCCGATCCCGAGGCGGTCGACGAGCTCGCGACGCGCCTGCTCGCGGACCACGACCGGATCGACGTCGTCGTGAGCAACGCGGGCAAGTCGATCCGCCGTTCACTCACGGACACGGCGGACCGGTTCCACGACGTGACCCGCGGCAACGCCGTCAACTTCCTCGGACCGGTGCGGCTGCTGTCCGCGCTGCTCCCGCGGATGCGCGCGCGGCGCAGCGGCCAGGTCGTCAACGTGAGCAGCCTGAGCGTCGACCTGCCGGCCGCGAACTTCGCGGTCTACAGCGCCACGAAGTCCGCGTTCGAGGCCTGGCTTCGCAGCGTCGCCCCGGAGCTGCGCGCCGACGGCGTCGCGACGACCTCGATCCACTTTCCCTTGGTGCATACGGCGATGAGCGCGCCGACGTACAGCACCCGACTTCCCGGACTGACCGCGCGCCAGGCCGCGGAGGTGGTCGCCCGCACGCTGGTCACCAGGCAGCGCCTGCTGGTGCCGTGGTGGGTGCGGCTCGCCGGCGTCCTCACCAACAACGCGCAGGGACCGTACGAAGCCGCCTCCGCCGCTCTGCTCCGGCGGCGCTCGTGA
- a CDS encoding Uma2 family endonuclease has protein sequence MTVPDSPALSELATVAEQITVPEGYRVEIVGEVIVVSPTPSTRHARVIWVLEGVLRSTPVDTAAVQMVTIELPLSGERYVPDLLVLPTEVLTREDITWIVPISEALLAVEVTSRATYGHDRGRKLRGYAAHAVPFYLLVDVLASSVTLYSEPGQGRYHEAIKVSMGEQLAIPEPFDIVVDTAAFL, from the coding sequence ATGACCGTACCCGACTCGCCGGCTTTGTCAGAGCTTGCGACAGTCGCTGAACAGATCACCGTCCCTGAGGGCTACCGCGTCGAGATAGTCGGGGAGGTCATCGTCGTGTCGCCGACCCCATCCACGCGACATGCGCGAGTGATCTGGGTCTTGGAGGGTGTCCTTCGATCGACGCCCGTGGATACGGCTGCCGTTCAAATGGTGACCATTGAGCTACCGCTGTCGGGAGAACGGTACGTGCCCGATCTTCTCGTTCTCCCCACCGAGGTACTCACGCGGGAAGATATCACCTGGATTGTGCCAATTTCCGAGGCGCTTCTCGCGGTCGAGGTCACCTCGCGGGCCACGTACGGGCACGACCGCGGCAGGAAACTGCGGGGATACGCCGCTCACGCGGTCCCCTTCTACCTGTTGGTGGACGTCCTGGCCTCTTCGGTGACCCTCTACAGTGAACCGGGGCAGGGCAGATATCACGAGGCGATCAAAGTCTCGATGGGCGAGCAATTGGCGATCCCCGAGCCGTTCGACATCGTGGTCGACACCGCCGCCTTCCTTTGA
- a CDS encoding phosphotransferase family protein, producing the protein MIDQALEILARHGYDATRLELLGEGGQSTCYGTGEIAVLLCNADVSAYTEDLTGHTLPGPDVVPPLNKYAAPWWMSTRAADQGMRTPRILAVGDEPRPYALIEPVRGTLASKHAEVGERAVGWYAQLGQEIRKANDVETIGFGTFTPDEANGFRGRFATWPDYLDRYLELFLVRGPENAKTLDQLLAQDLVDERDLGRVEARVRAARTWPVRPQLTHYDNRLDNVMVDGDRITVLDWGLAFSGIGIAQELIKIFETAPTTIQDSRVAAFLDGYGLTRNEALDAIEAGKLMLVLDGLAMASGWAYRPDRLGGVRGWLSTVQRLSADW; encoded by the coding sequence GTGATCGACCAAGCGCTGGAGATCCTGGCCCGGCATGGGTACGACGCGACGCGGCTGGAGCTGCTCGGCGAGGGCGGGCAGAGCACCTGCTACGGCACCGGCGAGATCGCGGTCCTACTCTGCAACGCCGACGTCAGCGCGTACACCGAGGACCTGACCGGGCACACGCTCCCCGGCCCGGACGTCGTTCCCCCGTTGAACAAGTACGCGGCGCCGTGGTGGATGTCCACCCGAGCGGCCGACCAGGGGATGCGGACGCCGCGGATTCTCGCCGTCGGCGACGAGCCGCGCCCGTACGCGCTGATCGAGCCCGTCCGAGGCACGCTGGCGTCCAAGCACGCAGAGGTTGGCGAGCGGGCGGTCGGCTGGTACGCCCAACTGGGACAGGAGATTCGGAAGGCGAACGACGTCGAGACCATCGGCTTCGGAACGTTCACACCCGACGAGGCGAACGGGTTCCGCGGCCGCTTCGCCACCTGGCCCGACTATCTGGACCGCTATCTCGAGCTGTTCCTCGTGCGCGGTCCGGAGAACGCCAAGACGCTCGACCAGCTCCTCGCCCAGGACCTCGTCGACGAACGCGACCTCGGCCGCGTCGAGGCCAGGGTCCGCGCGGCACGGACGTGGCCCGTGCGACCTCAGCTCACGCACTACGACAACCGGCTCGACAACGTCATGGTCGACGGCGACCGGATCACCGTGCTCGACTGGGGCCTCGCGTTCAGCGGGATCGGCATCGCCCAGGAGCTGATCAAGATCTTCGAGACCGCCCCGACCACGATCCAGGACAGCAGGGTGGCGGCGTTCCTCGACGGCTACGGCCTGACCAGGAACGAGGCTCTGGACGCGATCGAGGCAGGCAAGCTGATGCTCGTTCTGGACGGGCTCGCGATGGCCTCCGGCTGGGCCTACCGGCCCGACCGGCTCGGCGGCGTCCGGGGCTGGCTGAGCACCGTCCAGCGCCTCAGCGCCGACTGGTAA